A region from the Synergistaceae bacterium genome encodes:
- a CDS encoding TVP38/TMEM64 family protein translates to MRKFLKPAIFIMILAVMLLLSHYYNLSGEFINSIPRIRELVNNNKFLSMIIYILAASLGCVILALPGAAFAVAAGLLFEPFTGTVLCLVAATLGAVLAFLAGRYFLRDYVRPMLEKNLTLKKFLFDDPEYNIIILLMITRLVPLFPYNLQNFAYGLTDIKILPYTLYTFIFMTPGAAVFTLGAAGVSDSERGKLYLLMAGTIAIILLIACYVLRKKFIKSH, encoded by the coding sequence ATGAGAAAATTTCTTAAACCTGCAATATTTATAATGATACTCGCTGTGATGTTATTATTAAGTCATTATTATAATTTGTCCGGAGAATTTATTAACTCAATTCCGCGAATTCGTGAACTCGTTAATAATAATAAATTTTTAAGCATGATTATATATATTCTTGCGGCTTCTTTAGGCTGTGTAATTCTTGCTTTACCCGGGGCGGCGTTTGCAGTTGCTGCGGGATTATTATTTGAGCCATTCACGGGGACTGTGTTATGTTTAGTAGCTGCGACTCTGGGTGCTGTGCTGGCTTTCTTGGCCGGGCGGTATTTTTTGCGGGATTATGTAAGGCCTATGCTTGAGAAAAATTTGACTCTCAAAAAATTTTTATTCGATGATCCTGAATATAATATTATTATTTTATTGATGATTACAAGATTAGTGCCGTTATTCCCGTATAATTTGCAGAATTTTGCGTACGGTCTGACTGATATAAAGATTTTGCCGTATACTCTTTACACGTTTATATTCATGACACCCGGGGCGGCTGTCTTCACACTGGGAGCTGCGGGAGTAAGTGACTCAGAACGAGGCAAATTATATTTATTAATGGCCGGGACAATCGCAATAATTTTATTGATAGCATGTTATGTTTTGCGAAAGAAATTTATCAAGTCTCATTAA